TTTCACTCAGGGATGAAGCGGATAAAGCAATCTCTTCCATGGAAGCGGATTGGCCTTCATTGGAAGCGGACAAGGCCTGCATGGCTTCCGAAGAAAGTCTGGATACATTGGTGATTGTATATGTCCGTTCCTTTAGCTGTTCGGTGCTTAACGACATTTGCTGCAAGGCTGCCGAAACTTCCCGGATCTCGCCAACCACCACTTGAACTCCCCGCTTGATCCGTTCAAATGAATCTCCGGCTGCGTTCACTCTGTTTAAACCTTCCGCGACTTCCTTTGTGCTGATTTCTGTCGATTTCACAGCTTCTCGCGTTTCTTCCTGAATCATATGTATGATGGCAGAAATCCGTTTTGCAGATGATACCGATTGTTCCGCGAGCTTTCTCACTTCCCCTGCCACCACGGAAAATCCACGCCCGCTATCTCCTGCCCTTGCCGCCTCAATCGCCGCATTTAGAGCAAGCAGGTTTGTTTGATCCGCAATACTCGTGATGACATCGACAATCTGCCCAATCTCGATGGAACGCTTGGACAGATCCTGAACCGTACTTGCCAATCCCGCCACACTTTGATGAATGGAATGCATTTGCTGTATGACAAGCTGGATCGACATATTTCCATTAAATGCGATTTCGGATGCTTCCGTTGCAGATGACGATACAATTTGTGAATTCTGTGCAATTTTCTGGATTTCGTTCTTGATATCTGTAACAATCTGCACCACTTTCTCAAGATTTTGCACCTGACGTTCTGCACCAGAAGCCGTTTCCTGAATGGTTGCTGTCACTTGTATGGCAGTTTTGCTGTTTTCCTCCGCAATCGCCGCCAACTCTTCCGATGATGCCGCTACTTGGTCTGACACGCCGCTAATTTCGGATATTAAAGTTTTCAATGAGAGCACCATTTCATTAAATGCACTGCCAAGTTTTCCGATTTCATCCTTTGTGCGTATTTCTTCCAATTTTGTAAAATCTCCCGCACCAATGCGTTCGGCATTCCCCACTAGTCTCTTCAGCGGCTTCACCATTCGTCTTGTCAATATCCACCCTGCCAAAAGCGCGACAAGAAGCAACAGTCCGCCGATTGCAAAGGATTCATTGCGCAAGGCGTTTTCCTGGGCCACAAGATTGCTTACCGGAACCCCGACAAACCACATGCCGATAATCTTTTCCTGACCATCCTTGATCGGTTCATACGCCGTCTGATAAATATGTCCGGCGATCGTCGCTTGACTGATATAACTTCTGCCTTGCCGCAATACCGCCTGTACAACCTCCGGCGGCGCTTTGATGCCTGTCGCATAGTTCCCGGCATTTGTGCGAATCGTAGTGGCAATTGCGGTATTCCCTTGATACACGGCGATGGAATCCCCAATTTCCTGCCCGAGCATGTTCACTACAGAATCGTTATTGTTAAATACAAAATCTCCCTTCCACAATTTCCCGCCAATGATGCTCCAATTGCCATTGTACTGATTATTGATCAAAGTCAGTCCCACTTTGACATCTGACTGCAGTTTGGTTAGGCTGGACTCTGTAATCACCTGATTGATCCTTGTCAAACCGAGAATGCTTAATGTAATTGTAATAACAATCGCCATGATGCATAACATTCCCAGCACCTTAAACTCCATGCCGAGAGTCATAAACCCTTTCCAAGCACCCATAAACTTCATTCGTCCACGCAATCGAGCCGGAATGTTTCGCAATACTTCTACTATTTTTCGTTTCAACATGTGTCCACCCCTTAATGAAGCAATGTCTGACCACCCGGAACACCAGCATCTCCATTGTGTTGCAGCAAATCTCATCAACAAACATTGTCAAATGTCATCGTAACATGTACAGATTGTATTACCGTAAAGCAATATTAAATTTTGTGTAAAGAGAAACGCGATCGGATAAAGAGAACCTTGAATCAGGTGGAGTTTTTTGCTATCGGATAAAAAATAAGAAATGGCGTGAAAATTGACAGACAATTTACACGCCATTCCTCATACGATTATAGGTTGTCTCAAATATATCTATTCTACTATTATTTTAGCAGTAGTTGTTATTTCATCGCACCTGAAGAGCGGTTCACCAATGTTCGAACTACCAGATGAATCAACAGAATGATCACCAACAGCACAAAGGCAGCACTATATGCCAATTCTCTCGCCTGCGGGTATGGCTGATCAATATATGTCCATACTACATATGTGAGATATCCCACCTGATGGCCTGTCAGTTGTCCGGACGGATTAAAGGAAGACCAACCGGCTGTGTATAAGAGCGGAGCCGTTTCCCCCATCCCGATCGCCACAGCCAAAAGCACCCCGGTAGCGATGCTGCCTCCGACCGGTTTCCAGACAACGCGGGAAATTGCCTGAAATTTCGTCATGCCAAGCGCCCATGCGCCTTCTCGCAATGCAAGAGGAACCTGCTGCAAGCTGGATTCTGTCGTACGCAAGATATACGGCAGCATGATGATCGTCAGTGCAATGCCGCCGGCCAGCGCAGAGAAACCCCAGCCCCATCTCAGCACCATCAGCAGGTAGCCAAAATAACCGATCACAATGGAAGGCACGCCCGACAGTACTTCCGTCAAAAAACGAATGACGTTTGCCGTCTTTCTGCGAGCAAATTCGGACACATATATGCCTCCCAGAATCCCCAAAGGTGCGGCAATGATCGTCGAGATGATAATCAGTTCAAATGTTCCCAAAATCGCGTTTTGCAGTCCGCCGGCGATTCCGTGTGTGACAGTTGTCAGCATATCCGGCCGGAACGATATGACGCCTTTGTAAAGAATGGTTCCCAATATATCAAGAAGTCCAAATAATACGAATGCGGTTGCCAGCCATGCGAATGACCAGCCGATCTTCGAACTCCACTTCCTTCGTTTCGAATATGTCGATATCATGCTTTTACCCCCATGCCGATTTTGCTGCCCCGACTTTTACGATTCACAAGCAACCGGGCAGTCAGGTTGGTAATCAGCGTCAACGCCATAAGTATGAGAGCCAATTCCGAGAGCGCATAAACCGCCATATGAGATGCATCCGTAAGTGCGCTGTCCAATTGATCGGCAATGATCGCAGCCATCGTGGATATAGGGCTATAGATATTATGCGGCAAATAGTTGACCGCACTGCCGCTGACCATAAGTACCGCCATGGTTTCCCCCATTGCTCTTCCCCAACCGAGTGCAATGGCGCCAATCAAACCTTCTTTGATATATGGGACACAAATGAGCCGGACGACTTCCCAGCTCGTCATGCCAAGACCGATCCCCCCTTCACGGTACAAAGCGGGCACTTGCAACAACAAATCCCTTGTGGTAGCGGTAATGATAGGAATGATCATCAGCGCGAGGACGAGCCCGCTTGTCAAAAGTCCCATCCCGGTTCCTACAGGCCCTTTAAAGAACGGAAGAATGGTACCAAGATTGATCAATATGGGACCCAATTGACGGCTTACCCATGGAGCCAATACAATAATCCCCCACAAACCGAATACGACACTCGGTATGCCGGAAAGCAATTCCACTACGATCGACAAGGCAGACCGCATGATTCCCTGAACTTTGTATGCCAAAATCACTGCTGTGAGTACAGAAATCGGGACGGCAATCACGAGTGCGATTACAGACGAAAAAATCGTACCGACAATAAACGGCAGCGCCCCATAGGATGCCCCGGCAGGTGCTGATACACCGTTTTTTGTCATCATTGCACCATACATATTCCCCATATTCCATGTGATTCCTGTAATAAAATGCCATCCCATCAGACGTATGCTGGGAATCGACTCAATAAAAACCATGACACCGATGGCCACAAGAAACAGAACTGGGCTACCGGCACATATGCCGGTAGCCAATCGAAACAGCTTGTCTGCTATCTTGGAGCCTGATTTAACCTTAAACATCCTATCAGCTCCCGAAAAACGTATGTTTCTATTATATAGGATCTATATATTAACCGCCAATTTTTTCGATTTGCGCCTTGCTCTTCGGTTCAACACTAGCAGGAAGCGGCAAGAATTGAACTTTTGTCATATATTCCGCTTTGTTACCGCCTTTTGTATCGATCGCCCAGTTCAAGAACTTCTTCAATGCCGCTGCCATATCTGCAGGCTGTTTTGTGTTCACGATCGCGTATTCGAAGTTGATGATCGGATAGGATGTAGCTCCCGGTGCATCGATCAAGGAAATCCGCTCGTCATCAGGCACTTTGCTTACCATCGCATTGACTGCCGACTGAATATTTGCCGATGTAGGAAGCACGAACTTGCCATCTTTGTTTTGCAAACTTGCATATCCCAATCCCTGTTGCGTTCCTTTGTCCAACCAGCTGATACCTACATAGCCGATGCTGTACTTGTTGTTGGCAAGCTGTTGAACGACTCCGTCGTTGCCTTTTGCACCGATTCCGCCTTGTACGGATGGCCAGGAAACGCTCGTTCCAAAGTTGACTTTTTGTTTCCAGGTGCTGTTCGTATCTGTCAAATACTGTGTGAACAAGAATGTATCGCCGCTGCCGTCAGAACGATGGACAGGAATGATTTGCTCGTGCGGCAATTTTACTCCTTTGTTCAAATCTGCGATCGCAGGGTCATCCCAATATTTCACTTGACCGAGGAATATTTTCGCCAATACATCGCCGCCCAAATTGAGGTGTTGGTCTTTTCCCATGCCAGGAAGATTATACATGATCTGTTGCGCAGAAATTGCCAAAGGTATGTTAAGTATGGAAGGATTTTGTTTCATTTGAGCATCAGACATAAAAGCGTCGGAAGCACCGATTTGTACAGTGCCGGCGATTGCTTGCGAAATGCCTGCACCGCTCCCCGTAGATGCAGCAGAAATGCTCACATTCGGATCTACGGATTTATATGCGCTGATCCATTGTCCGTTAAATAAAGGATAGAGTAAGGATGATCCCGTTTCGTTGATCGTTACAGCCGCTGACTTGCTTCCCGTTGCAGCGCCTTGTTTCGTCGTATCTGCTTGTTGACCTTGATTTTGTGTTGCTGCGCCGCATCCGGCAGTTGCTGCAACAGTTGTAAGAACTAATGCAACTTTGACCCACTTTGCTACACGATTCGACTTCATATGATTTGTTTCCTCCTCATCTCCGGTTGAATTGTTTTTCTGTTCTAGTGTGTCCAACCGTAATTAGAGTATCAGTTTTTTATGAAAGTGTCGTAAACCTAACGTAAAGGTTTTGTAAATTTATTTGCGTACACAAATACAATTCATGATTTTATTGCTTCGACTGCAATCGTCTGTTTACCGCACCAGACTCAGACTGCGTTTTTGCAAATTGCCAAACAACTCCGCCGTGCCGTCAAGCCCCTGATATAACAATGTGCTTCCTGCATACTGTTTGACCATTTTCTTTAAACCGGCCGCCTGTTCACTGATTTGCAAATGATTTTGAATCAACTGCGGATTACACGTTAATGCGGCCAATGCGATCGACACATGCTCCGCTGTATGTTTGTTCAATTCCTGCCGCTTTAAAAAAAGTTTGGCCCGTTCAAATTGCCGGATAACCGCTTTGCCGACACATTTGCCGGCATTTGCGGAAACGACGATCATATAATCATCCCCGCCGATATGCCCGACGAAATCTTCCGGATGTCCGCATTCCCGTATAGCTCGCTGCAAAATCCGCGCCGTCAATAATATCAGCCGATCGCCTCGTTCAAATCCATATTTGTCATTGAACGCCTTGAATGCATTCAGATCCGCATACAACACGTCAAAGGGAACGCCGCTGTCGAGCCGATGCCGCAATTCTTCCTCAATCCTGACATTTCCCGGAAGTCCGGTCAGGGGATTGGCATATTTGGCAAGTTCGATCTGGATCCGCGACATCGATTGCAGAATGTGGTGGACCGTCACAACGCCATAATAATACTCGCCATCCATTACAATCACATCATCGTACATTTTCTGTTTGCTGCGTTCCGTCGCATAGGACGCCGCCCGTTCGACCGAAGTGCGGCGGTCAAGCATGAGTGGCGTATCATCCATCACTTCATCGATGGTTTTATTAAAATACAGCGGCACTCCATAGCGCCATCCCAACATCCGGAACAGATGTTGACGCGTCACCATGCCGATCGGTTTCGTCCCTTCCATCACGACAACACTTGAAATATCGCGCTGTTGTTCGAATAACTCATGCAACGCCCGCACTTCTGTGCTGCGGGAAATTGTATAGGTACGGGAGCAAATATCGCCGATTTCCGCTGTCTGTCTATGCCTGTACTGGAGTTTGGCTGCCGACCGCTTTGATAAAAGATGCAAGGCTCGCCCCGGGACTTCCATTTGCTGCCTGGCATCGGGCCGCCCCAGAAGATAGCCTTGTCCAAACTGCACGCCCAGGCGTTTGATCATGCGCAATTCTTCATCTGTCTCAATGCCTTCCGCCAACAATTTGCAGTTTACTTTATTGGCGATCGTCACAAATGCTTCCAGGATCGCCTGGCGAATGGGGTCCTGGTCAATATTGCGAATCAGCGACATGTCCATTTTGAT
Above is a window of Fodinisporobacter ferrooxydans DNA encoding:
- a CDS encoding methyl-accepting chemotaxis protein — translated: MLKRKIVEVLRNIPARLRGRMKFMGAWKGFMTLGMEFKVLGMLCIMAIVITITLSILGLTRINQVITESSLTKLQSDVKVGLTLINNQYNGNWSIIGGKLWKGDFVFNNNDSVVNMLGQEIGDSIAVYQGNTAIATTIRTNAGNYATGIKAPPEVVQAVLRQGRSYISQATIAGHIYQTAYEPIKDGQEKIIGMWFVGVPVSNLVAQENALRNESFAIGGLLLLVALLAGWILTRRMVKPLKRLVGNAERIGAGDFTKLEEIRTKDEIGKLGSAFNEMVLSLKTLISEISGVSDQVAASSEELAAIAEENSKTAIQVTATIQETASGAERQVQNLEKVVQIVTDIKNEIQKIAQNSQIVSSSATEASEIAFNGNMSIQLVIQQMHSIHQSVAGLASTVQDLSKRSIEIGQIVDVITSIADQTNLLALNAAIEAARAGDSGRGFSVVAGEVRKLAEQSVSSAKRISAIIHMIQEETREAVKSTEISTKEVAEGLNRVNAAGDSFERIKRGVQVVVGEIREVSAALQQMSLSTEQLKERTYTITNVSRLSSEAMQALSASNEGQSASMEEIALSASSLSEMAEQLQNLTGRFKVQ
- the pstC gene encoding phosphate ABC transporter permease subunit PstC, coding for MFKVKSGSKIADKLFRLATGICAGSPVLFLVAIGVMVFIESIPSIRLMGWHFITGITWNMGNMYGAMMTKNGVSAPAGASYGALPFIVGTIFSSVIALVIAVPISVLTAVILAYKVQGIMRSALSIVVELLSGIPSVVFGLWGIIVLAPWVSRQLGPILINLGTILPFFKGPVGTGMGLLTSGLVLALMIIPIITATTRDLLLQVPALYREGGIGLGMTSWEVVRLICVPYIKEGLIGAIALGWGRAMGETMAVLMVSGSAVNYLPHNIYSPISTMAAIIADQLDSALTDASHMAVYALSELALILMALTLITNLTARLLVNRKSRGSKIGMGVKA
- the pstA gene encoding phosphate ABC transporter permease PstA, with the protein product MISTYSKRRKWSSKIGWSFAWLATAFVLFGLLDILGTILYKGVISFRPDMLTTVTHGIAGGLQNAILGTFELIIISTIIAAPLGILGGIYVSEFARRKTANVIRFLTEVLSGVPSIVIGYFGYLLMVLRWGWGFSALAGGIALTIIMLPYILRTTESSLQQVPLALREGAWALGMTKFQAISRVVWKPVGGSIATGVLLAVAIGMGETAPLLYTAGWSSFNPSGQLTGHQVGYLTYVVWTYIDQPYPQARELAYSAAFVLLVIILLIHLVVRTLVNRSSGAMK
- a CDS encoding EAL domain-containing protein → MGNHPFSRWLFQVGKMIHFGRGKFQPPPSIVNELIRYHPLARQLQTALDHNQAIVLLYVDIVKMKEIESRVGDELSAKLIQILSDAIQVCLHATLPRKDILSIENFWADDFLVCIAAQNPTEQQIYELSNALRRDISYQMNQETVQTLGLQVDLHVGYAIMYQDRGILEKQLYVCIKQAMRMAKKGDNARSSLLYGEFQSILLRRDIRSVYQPIVDLELSQVIGWEALSRGPKGSYFERPDVLFASGEEYGDLYTLERICREAAITNLQQLGRDRKLFLNMNPKMIDDARFSAGWTKQILQQRNIKPDQVVFEITERNSIRDFHSFRRALNHYRDQGYLIAVDDVGAGYSNLQSIVELAPDIIKMDMSLIRNIDQDPIRQAILEAFVTIANKVNCKLLAEGIETDEELRMIKRLGVQFGQGYLLGRPDARQQMEVPGRALHLLSKRSAAKLQYRHRQTAEIGDICSRTYTISRSTEVRALHELFEQQRDISSVVVMEGTKPIGMVTRQHLFRMLGWRYGVPLYFNKTIDEVMDDTPLMLDRRTSVERAASYATERSKQKMYDDVIVMDGEYYYGVVTVHHILQSMSRIQIELAKYANPLTGLPGNVRIEEELRHRLDSGVPFDVLYADLNAFKAFNDKYGFERGDRLILLTARILQRAIRECGHPEDFVGHIGGDDYMIVVSANAGKCVGKAVIRQFERAKLFLKRQELNKHTAEHVSIALAALTCNPQLIQNHLQISEQAAGLKKMVKQYAGSTLLYQGLDGTAELFGNLQKRSLSLVR
- the pstS gene encoding phosphate ABC transporter substrate-binding protein PstS; its protein translation is MKSNRVAKWVKVALVLTTVAATAGCGAATQNQGQQADTTKQGAATGSKSAAVTINETGSSLLYPLFNGQWISAYKSVDPNVSISAASTGSGAGISQAIAGTVQIGASDAFMSDAQMKQNPSILNIPLAISAQQIMYNLPGMGKDQHLNLGGDVLAKIFLGQVKYWDDPAIADLNKGVKLPHEQIIPVHRSDGSGDTFLFTQYLTDTNSTWKQKVNFGTSVSWPSVQGGIGAKGNDGVVQQLANNKYSIGYVGISWLDKGTQQGLGYASLQNKDGKFVLPTSANIQSAVNAMVSKVPDDERISLIDAPGATSYPIINFEYAIVNTKQPADMAAALKKFLNWAIDTKGGNKAEYMTKVQFLPLPASVEPKSKAQIEKIGG